The Leguminivora glycinivorella isolate SPB_JAAS2020 chromosome 17, LegGlyc_1.1, whole genome shotgun sequence genome has a window encoding:
- the LOC125235402 gene encoding protein lin-52 homolog produces MAAKQSSMEQDGQAAPDDIPLASLEESLLSLEKLDRASPELWPEQMPGVSEFAPAQNPNQSPPAWSRGLTKEDVVVMQQLAALSTSGLIMEVKKLHDMAYQLGLEEAKEMTRGKYLNIFARRNR; encoded by the exons ATGGCCGCGAAACAGAGTTCAATGGAACAAGACG GGCAAGCAGCACCCGACGATATTCCCTTGGCGTCTCTCGAGGAAAGCCTTTTGAGCCTAGAAAAGCTTGATCGAGCATCACCAGAGCTATGGCCTGAGCAAA TGCCTGGAGTGTCAGAATTCGCACCAGCTCAGAACCCCAACCAGTCACCTCCCGCTTGGAGTAGAGGGCTTACAAAAGAAGACGTGGTTGTCATGCAAC AACTGGCAGCTCTTTCAACTAGTGGCCTTATAATGGAAGTGAAAAAACTGCATGACATGGCATACCAACTGGGATTAGAAGAGGCTAAGGAAATGACAAGAGGGAAATATCTGAATATATTTGCAAGAAGAAATCGATAG
- the LOC125235614 gene encoding uncharacterized protein LOC125235614 gives MNTAKRLGKPREHHGGGSVRKLKIHLRERDFIGYSRRLGLVRSTETALLELVDRVEKALEDKEIALSAFLDIEGAFDNTPIRTLVEGLRIKEVDSTTVRWVQSMLLNRKVRLDLLDTTLEVATVRGCPQGGVLSPLLWTLAVDGLLRKLADLQIDTQGYADDLVVTVRGNCQSTISYLMQRALNTINAWCGENELSINANKTIIVPFTNKQRLDKLKPLVMNGKTIPFSSEVKYLGITLDQKLTWNQHLNGTLLKAKSALAICCRLAGNRWGLKPKIALWLYTAIVRPIVSYASVAWYKKTLQKVAVAKLSRLQRAACSIVTGAMSSSPTAALEALLNLSPLHLYLELEARSSILRIVATKRGGWISQTLRLFTESVLDIPVLGMPTDTMHPQFCPQKLYSVEIPEREDWSNSQILWKEGSLRWYTDGSKSGSEVGCGVYGETPRRAKSLNLGRYCSIFQAEVYAILECASINLQCNYVNHTIYIHSDSQAALLALTSDVITSKLVENCRQLLNNLGSKNKVVLRWVPGHAGIEGNEKADELARTGAKGKHHGPEPFCGIPKSLTKLTLKTYCQYKTIQLWRNTPGMNHSKALIRAYSKKASSNALALSRNQLRNLVRVLTGHCHLNKHMHTIGKRANGRCRFCLESDETPLHILAECPSLMRTRNMILGSYQFLPEDVRFLDLKKILQVFEFVGLDREL, from the exons ATGAATACAGCAAAGAGATTAGGAAAGCCAAGAGAGCATCATGGAGGAGGTTCTGTGAGGAAATTGAAAATACACCTCAGGGAGCGAGACTTCATAGGCTACTCTCGAAGGCTAGGACTAGTCAG ATCTACGGAGACGGCCCTTCTGGAGCTGGTGGATAGAGTGGAAAAGGCCTTAGAAGATAAGGAAATAGCTCTGTCGGCCTTTCTCGACATTGAGGGCGCTTTTGATAACACTCCAATTCGGACACTGGTGGAGGGGCTAAGAATCAAAGAAGTGGACTCCACCACGGTCCGCTGGGTGCAAAGCATGCTCTTAAATAGGAAAGTTAGGCTAGACCTGCTGGATACCACACTAGAAGTGGCCACTGTGAGAGGTTGCCCGCAGGGGGGTGTCCTATCCCCACTGCTCTGGACTCTTGCAGTGGACGGACTTCTGCGTAAGTTGGCGGATCTCCAAATCGACACTCAGGGGTACGCAGATGACCTTGTGGTGACGGTGAGGGGAAACTGCCAAAGTACTATATCGTACCTTATGCAGAGGGCTCTCAACACCATAAACgcctggtgtggtgaaaatgaatTGTCCATCAATGCAAACAAGACAATTATAGTTCCATTCACGAACAAACAAAGGCTGGATAAATTAAAACCTTTGGTCATGAATGGTAAAACGATTCCGTTTTCTTCAGAAGTCAAGTATCTGGGGATAACACTGGACCAGAAACTGACCTGGAACCAGCACCTGAACGGAACTCTACTGAAGGCCAAATCGGCCCTGGCAATATGCTGCCGTCTCGCAGGCAACAGATGGGGTCTTAAACCCAAAATTGCCTTATGGTTGTACACTGCTATAGTGAGACCAATAGTGTCCTACGCCTCTGTAGCATGGTACAAGAAGACGTTGCAGAAAGTGGCAGTGGCGAAGCTCAGCAGACTGCAAAGAGCTGCTTGTAGCATCGTCACTGGAGCAATGTCATCCTCTCCAACAGCGGCACTAGAGGCCCTGCTGAACCTGTCGCCACTCCACCTCTATCTGGAACTAGAAGCAAGATCCAGCATACTGAGAATAGTGGCTACAAAGAGAGGAGGGTGGATATCACAAACACTGAGACTATTTACTGAATCAGTGCTTGATATCCCTGTACTGGGGATGCCGACAGACACCATGCACCCCCAGTTCTGCCCACAGAAACTTTACTCTGTGGAAATCCCGGAAAGGGAGGACTGGTCAAACAGTCAAATATTATGGAAAGAAGGAAGCCTAAGGTGGTACACTGACGGCTCCAAATCCGGATCTGAAGTAGGCTGCGGAGTATACGGCGAAACGCCTAGAAGGGCTAAAAGCCTAAATCTAGGACGGTATTGCTCTATATTCCAGGCAGAGGTATACGCCATCTTAGAATGCGCGTCAATCAACCTGCAATGCAACTACGTCAACCATACTATTTACATCCACTCGGATAGCCAGGCGGCACTCTTAGCCCTAACTTCGGACGTCATAACGTCCAAGCTGGTTGAGAACTGCAGGCAACTATTAAACAACCTTGGATCCAAAAACAAGGTTGTCTTAAGATGGGTCCCGGGGCACGCAGGCATCGAAGGCAACGAGAAAGCCGACGAGCTTGCACGTACGGGGGCAAAGGGTAAGCACCATGGCCCAGAGCCTTTCTGCGGTATCCCGAAAAGCCTTACGAAACTAACCCTAAAGACCTACTGTCAATACAAAACTATTCAGCTCTGGAGGAACACGCCAGGCATGAACCATTCCAAGGCTCTCATCAGAGCCTACAGCAAAAAGGCATCCTCAAATGCCTTGGCGCTGTCAAGGAACCAACTTCGCAACCTAGTGAGGGTGCTGACAGGGCATTGCCACCTGAACAAGCACATGCACACTATCGGGAAACGTGCAAACGGGCGGTGCAGATTCTGTCTAGAGTCTGATGAAACGCCCCTGCACATCCTGGCAGAGTGCCCCTCTCTAATGCGCACACGTAACATGATTCTGGGCAGCTACCAATTTCTCCCAGAGGATGTGAGGTTTCTCGATCTCAAAAAGATACTACAAGTCTTTGAATTTGTAGGACTTGATCGAGAGTTGTAG